The nucleotide sequence ATCCAGCTTGCCATCAATGAACAAACCTTCTCCACCACATCGTACTATGTCACTACCAATGCCATCTATACCTCATGTTTCAATGGCTAGTCCTTATCCTATAATGGCTTCGTTGCCATCAGCACCTCCATCTCTCGTACCGTCGTCTCCATTTGGACACCGGGATTCCATTCTGCCGACTAAAATGATAGAACATGAAGAAAGTTTGGAACAATATATGGAAATCGATCGATCTGAGACTTCCAAGTTACAACAGTTAGTTGATAATCTTGAAAACAAAGTATCGGATCCTAACCAGTGTGTAATCTGTCACCGAGTTCTCAGCTGTAAAAGTGCTTTACAGATGCACTACCGCATTCATACCGGCGAACGTCCATTTAAATGCAAGATTTGTAGTCGATCTTTCACAACTAAGGGCAATCTAAAAACACATATGGGTGTTCATCGTATGAAACCACCAATCAGGATGATGCACCAATGCCCCATTTGCCATAAAAGTTTCACAAATCTGTTAGTTCTTCAACAACATATACGAAGTCATGCAGGGATTCCGACGATGCCGCCAATGCCAGATATGAACCATTTCCAAATGTACCACAGTATGAATCAACATATGGTTGACATGGCATCGAGAGCTTATGATTTGTCAATGAAAAGAGAACCAGAAAAAGAACTTGATTTAAGTAAATCAGCACTTTTTAGCACAGATAGACACGAAGAGCGTAGACGTGAAATGCACGAAGATGGGAGTATTCACGGAGACGATGGAAATGAAAGCAATGATGACTGCAACGATGAAAAGATGAACATAGATGATCATGATATCTCTTACGACGAAGATAAGGAAGTTGGAGAAAAACAATACGAGATGGACCAACCATCTGGAGATTCTGGGACAGCTAGCGACGGACAACATAGTGGAACCGAAGAACAACGAGAGGAAGCTCGGCGAATTCTAGAACGACCAGCTTCAGCATCGTCTTCCTTGTCTCTTGACTCTGGTCGATCACCAAGTCCAAGATCAGAGGGCCATTCTCCACCATTCTCGGCCACTTCAGCTGCAATGTATTCCAACTTTGCAAATATGCATTCAACACCAATTTTCTCTACTTCCTTAGCAGCGTTGGAGAACAGTGTGAGAAACATTAATAGTTCAATGAATGACTCGTCTTTGAGCCGTATAAATCAAGCCTATCTCATGAACAATGGATTTCCTATGAGACATGGTGATAGTCACTCAACGCCACCCACACACAACGGTCTCAATACAAGTATGTCGGATTCTAGTAGCATAAGTGGAGAAGGCAGCAAGCCAGGAACACCAGCACTGTCTGTCACCAGTGATATGTCAAATACCAGCGGATATTTGCTAGGTGGGCTGGATTTGAGAGGAAATGCAGGGAAAAGACCTACAACttgtaatatttgtttcaaaacatttgCATGTCGCAGTGCTCTAGAAATACATTATCGTAGCCACACTAAAGAACGCCCATACATATGTAAAGTTTGTGACCGATCTTTTACAACACGAGGAAATATGAAACAACACATGTTGACACACAAAATTCGAGACTTGCCAAAATCATTTGACAATAATAGTAATAATAGTGATCTAGACAATTCTCTTGATTCATGTGACATTGGTGACATTGAAAATCAATCTTCAGAAGAACTTGCTTCAGAACAAATTGACGATAAGCCAAATGAAAATGTGAATAGTAACAAAACAAATAACGCTGACAACAGTCCAGTAAAAACTTCTCCTAGTCATGAAAAAGAGGAAGACAAGTCACagtttgttagaaatcaaactccACTAAAGCACCAATGTCGAGTATGTCAAAAAGGATTTTCAAGTGCAAGTGCACTTCAGATACATATCCGTACACATACCGGGGACAAACCTTTCAAATGTAACGTATGTGGGAAAGCATTTACAACTAAAGGTAATCTCAAAGTTCACATGGGAACACACATGTGGAATAACAGTCCATCACGAAGAGGACGCCGTATGTCAATTGAACCTCCCTTCATGATGTCTCACAAGGAAAACCCATATATGCCAGGATTTGCACCAAGAGCACCTGATTTCTTTCCATTTCAATTTCCGCCGTTTATGAATGGAGTTCCTCCAAAAATGAATGAACTATCAGTAATTCAGGGCATGGCCGCCGCTGGAATGAGCCATCTACCAATGTCACTTCCAGCGGATATGACGTCACCGCATCAATTGTCTAAACATGATAGCAAACCTGATACTTGGAGAAAGGATGAAGAACTGAAAAAGGAATCAAACGGAGAACTTGATTTGAGCATGAAATCTGCAAATAAAAAGTTTTCACCGTCAAGTGACACTCCTAGTTCATGGTCATCATGGAAAACGTCTTGTCATCTGTGTGGTCAGAACTTTTTGTCACCTACAGCACTTGACCATCACATGCAAACATTTCACATGAAAGTCGATTCACATAACGTCACAGCCGTTAAATAAACGTAGTTGTTTCAGACAATATTGCATTCCGTAACAAAAACGTGACACTtgcaaaaagtaaacaaataaagtGACTAAAAGACTATGTTGTGTTGTAGCAGTATTAAGCAGCTGTTGTTGAAACAGATCATTGACTGTTGTTACGACACGAGACTTGGACAAAAACACTGGTTGTGAATTATATATGTTAATAACATTGAGAACTATCATTTGTTCTCCCAAAATGTGTAGGTATAAATTAGCCTTTGAAATTTTATcttaattgtatatatttgatGTAGATATTTCTAGTCTTTGAAAAAGTAATTGAACCTCACACTTTTAAGTTTATACATCTTTTTATATGAATACttaaattttcttctttttatgaGCTGGATAAATTTCTTGTATGCTTTAAAAAGTAGATCATATTTCATTAATTTCCGATGCTTGCATGATCTCTACGCAATTTAAAAAGGTGCATTTATTCCCAAGTTATTGTGTTCTGTTTATGTGACACCACATTTATACCCAAGCACAAAAAGTGTTCTTGCCAGAAGTTGTATTTTCTCGAAACCACCAAAGATAAGTAGTAAGCTGTATATACTAATTTAAGTTTGCAATATCTGTAGGTGTTTATGTGTTGCTATTTGTATATGTTTAagattttatgtttatgtatttGTTATGTTTGAGAATGAGATCCATAtataaattttttacatttttttcattatgtattTTGAGAAGGTGcttaatttcatttgtttatcCCCCATTCTTCCATTCAAtacctttttattattatttagtaGCTTTCTTCCATATCAATTTACTAGCCGAATGTTCGTctgttgcttttttaaaattgtttatgatCAGATACAATACTTTTCAAAGAATACAAGTAAAGAAATGAAAGCAGTAAAGTCGATTTTTTAGTGAAAGCGTTTGAAGAATTTTTATGAAATCcttatttgtatttcaaaattacaaaaaaataagtgGAATAATTTTATCATAGAAATCCAATGTTTTCCAAATCGTATACATATCCGCATGTAAATTATGTAATGTTTTTGCATTTACCGACACAGAAATTTACATCTGTGTTTGGTGttaatgaaaatgtatttttggCATGAAATACACTATTATagtcattttcattatttttgttattgtccATTCTTTTTATGAACAAGAATTTGTAGTCAGTTGTTCATATTACGTCTTAAAAGGACAAATAAATATGACCAATACATGTTTGAGTACTTGTTTTATGCCTtggaaatatatttataataacaatTAAAAGATACCTTACTGTGTTTTATGGACAACCAGAGGATAGTGCCGAACGAAGCAAAtggtaaacaaaacaataaacaaaaaacacacgCACAACTTAATTTATTGTTATCCGAGACTAATATTTTCACACAATCGTTTTGTTTCGTCCTgaagatatataaaatatgtgcCACCAATATTAAGCATGCAAACACCAATATACCGTTGATTAATTATTGACAATTTAACAACAAGAgaaatgttgtattttttttgaGCATTTATAAGATGGAAGCATATGACATTGGTCATTCT is from Mytilus galloprovincialis chromosome 6, xbMytGall1.hap1.1, whole genome shotgun sequence and encodes:
- the LOC143079653 gene encoding sal-like protein 1 isoform X1, with translation MSRRKQTKPRHIETESEIASLIQNGSELPALSPPSPVRVDAHVCGKCCEEFLELPDFIEHKQQCLKNKPCVFFDASESEDFSDSGLDSNCRESNLDNSQTFLPDAGSDGEGNMEHFEEEEENNEIGDDFVNDNVVDDENNVMMNDEDDVSDHSDNDEEDDEHKDHNQNVDYSKKVRHEADMNATLSQLMFPFGPGFPNMDSNVTLEPLLATKAAVAQFAENNNLPPNDIAVLHSTLYSLQQQQILQLQLIQQLQTQLMMGIPPSNLPMGHFPFPMGLPMLPSREDLNEDDEDSDDLESEKGEDEKPLEKTGESRSACTTPSQPPPAVSMAASTETSLPSSLPLPGSNSTASNGPPSEFAKLTKLVERSQYVSEDPFFRHKCRLCHKVFGSDSALQIHIRSHTGERPFKCNICGNRFTTRGNLKVHFERHRARYPHVKMNPHPVPEHLDKVPTPLMSTSFPSSHHSKPEPRTPEKMFPFSLHSSSATSVFTNSIVSKLNNLPKEKLSSSLTSNSSSETSKSSKHGESSTENQSTSKEDHEIPPLVSSSLPSMNKPSPPHRTMSLPMPSIPHVSMASPYPIMASLPSAPPSLVPSSPFGHRDSILPTKMIEHEESLEQYMEIDRSETSKLQQLVDNLENKVSDPNQCVICHRVLSCKSALQMHYRIHTGERPFKCKICSRSFTTKGNLKTHMGVHRMKPPIRMMHQCPICHKSFTNLLVLQQHIRSHAGIPTMPPMPDMNHFQMYHSMNQHMVDMASRAYDLSMKREPEKELDLSKSALFSTDRHEERRREMHEDGSIHGDDGNESNDDCNDEKMNIDDHDISYDEDKEVGEKQYEMDQPSGDSGTASDGQHSGTEEQREEARRILERPASASSSLSLDSGRSPSPRSEGHSPPFSATSAAMYSNFANMHSTPIFSTSLAALENSVRNINSSMNDSSLSRINQAYLMNNGFPMRHGDSHSTPPTHNGLNTSMSDSSSISGEGSKPGTPALSVTSDMSNTSGYLLGGLDLRGNAGKRPTTCNICFKTFACRSALEIHYRSHTKERPYICKVCDRSFTTRGNMKQHMLTHKIRDLPKSFDNNSNNSDLDNSLDSCDIGDIENQSSEELASEQIDDKPNENVNSNKTNNADNSPVKTSPSHEKEEDKSQFVRNQTPLKHQCRVCQKGFSSASALQIHIRTHTGDKPFKCNVCGKAFTTKGNLKVHMGTHMWNNSPSRRGRRMSIEPPFMMSHKENPYMPGFAPRAPDFFPFQFPPFMNGVPPKMNELSVIQGMAAAGMSHLPMSLPADMTSPHQLSKHDSKPDTWRKDEELKKESNGELDLSMKSANKKFSPSSDTPSSWSSWKTSCHLCGQNFLSPTALDHHMQTFHMKVDSHNVTAVK
- the LOC143079653 gene encoding sal-like protein 1 isoform X2; this translates as MSRRKQTKPRHIETESEIASLIQNGSELPALSPPSPVRVDAHVCGKCCEEFLELPDFIEHKQQCLKNKPCVFFDASESEDFSDSGLDSNCRESNLDNSQTFLPDAGSDGEGNMEHFEEEEENNEIGDDFVNDNVVDDENNVMMNDEDDVSDHSDNDEEDDEHKDHNQNVDYSKKVRHEADMNATLSQLMFPFGPGFPNMDSNVTLEPLLATKAAVAQFAENNNLPPNDIAVLHSTLYSLQQQQILQLQLIQQLQTQLMMGIPPSNLPMGHFPFPMGLPMLPSREDLNEDDEDSDDLESEKGEDEKPLEKTGESRSACTTPSQPPPAVSMAASTETSLPSSLPLPGSNSTASNGPPSEFAKLTKCERPFKCNICGNRFTTRGNLKVHFERHRARYPHVKMNPHPVPEHLDKVPTPLMSTSFPSSHHSKPEPRTPEKMFPFSLHSSSATSVFTNSIVSKLNNLPKEKLSSSLTSNSSSETSKSSKHGESSTENQSTSKEDHEIPPLVSSSLPSMNKPSPPHRTMSLPMPSIPHVSMASPYPIMASLPSAPPSLVPSSPFGHRDSILPTKMIEHEESLEQYMEIDRSETSKLQQLVDNLENKVSDPNQCVICHRVLSCKSALQMHYRIHTGERPFKCKICSRSFTTKGNLKTHMGVHRMKPPIRMMHQCPICHKSFTNLLVLQQHIRSHAGIPTMPPMPDMNHFQMYHSMNQHMVDMASRAYDLSMKREPEKELDLSKSALFSTDRHEERRREMHEDGSIHGDDGNESNDDCNDEKMNIDDHDISYDEDKEVGEKQYEMDQPSGDSGTASDGQHSGTEEQREEARRILERPASASSSLSLDSGRSPSPRSEGHSPPFSATSAAMYSNFANMHSTPIFSTSLAALENSVRNINSSMNDSSLSRINQAYLMNNGFPMRHGDSHSTPPTHNGLNTSMSDSSSISGEGSKPGTPALSVTSDMSNTSGYLLGGLDLRGNAGKRPTTCNICFKTFACRSALEIHYRSHTKERPYICKVCDRSFTTRGNMKQHMLTHKIRDLPKSFDNNSNNSDLDNSLDSCDIGDIENQSSEELASEQIDDKPNENVNSNKTNNADNSPVKTSPSHEKEEDKSQFVRNQTPLKHQCRVCQKGFSSASALQIHIRTHTGDKPFKCNVCGKAFTTKGNLKVHMGTHMWNNSPSRRGRRMSIEPPFMMSHKENPYMPGFAPRAPDFFPFQFPPFMNGVPPKMNELSVIQGMAAAGMSHLPMSLPADMTSPHQLSKHDSKPDTWRKDEELKKESNGELDLSMKSANKKFSPSSDTPSSWSSWKTSCHLCGQNFLSPTALDHHMQTFHMKVDSHNVTAVK